The Polyangium aurulentum genomic interval ACCCCGTGCAGGTGGATCACGTCGATGCGATTGCGCTCCATCGTGCGGGCCATGGCGGCCCGATGGTTCGCCCAGGCCTGCCGGCGCGCCGCCTCGTCGAGCGGACCATCGGGCAGCGGCGTCGAGATCAGCTCGCCCTCGCAGCGGGACCCCTCGCAGGCAATCACGAGCGAGCGGTGTCCGGCTCGAACGAGCGCGGAATCGATCGCCGTCAGAATTTGCTCGGCCCCGCCGACCGCGTCCCAGCCGACGGGGGCGAGCGGATAGGCGACATTCAGGACCGTCAGCGCCATCGACTCTCCCCGAGCCCCAGCTCGCGCAGGGCCGTCCCCGCGAGCTCGCGCCACCGGGCCCCGGTCATCGGCCAGCCGAGGGTCTCGTAATGGAGCGGGCCCTCGTGCGGAGGACGGGTGAAGTCGTACGCCGGGGCCGCGCGAAACCGCTCCGCCTGCACGCCAAAGGGCACGAGCACCCGCGATTGCGAGGCGAAGGACCGGAGCATGCGCGTCTTGAGGGCGCGCTCCTCGGTCCCGAGCACGCGCTCGGCCGCCTTGCCCCCGCCGGGGAGAAAGACGCCCGTGCGGAGCTGCCCCTCGAATCGGTGATAGGACGTCATCTCCGCAATCCGCGGCCCCGCAATGCGGTTGCGCGCGAGCAAGCCCGACGCCGCGCGGACGGCGAATGCGGCGGCGTCGTGGTCGGGGTGGCCGCCCTCGTAGGGGTGCACGAGGACGATGTCCGGTCGCAAGGCCGCGAGCACGTCGGCCACCTGGAGGCTTAGCTCCGCGAGCGCCGCGCAGGCCTTTTGATCGGCGAATCCGAGGCGATGGATCCGCTCGGGCCCCACGCCGGCGAGCCCCAGGGCCGCGCGCATCTCCTCCGCGCGCAGGCGCGCATAGGCCTCGCGCGTGTCGGGCGCGTCGGGCGACCAGAGCGCCCGGTCGTGCGGCGCGCCGTCGGTCACGTGAAGCACCGAGGCGCTGTCGCTGCGCGAAAGCACCCACGTGGCCCCGATGGTCTCGTCATCGGGGTGAGCCGCCACCACGAGCCACCGGATCTCTCCCCTCGGGTGCAGGTCCGGAAAAAGCTCGTGCGCGAGGGCGCGGAGCCCCGCGGCGGCGTCGACTTCGTCCTTGCGTGCGAGCGCGCTCATGCGGCGACCTCCTGCCAGGGTGCAATGTCGAGGTGCGCGTAAATGGCCGGCTTGAGCCGCTCCCAGTTCTCGCGCGTCATCTCCGACGCCGGGCGCCCGTCGTAGCTCCACGGAAGCTGCCGTGAATTGAGCCCCACGAAATGCGCGCCGCAGCGGCCGAGGGAATCCCGGTGAGGCCAGAAGGGCGAGCAGATCGTCACGTCGTCCACCGACACGACGTGCACCTTCCCGCTCGTCTGTAGCGCCGCGAGCTGCCAGCCCTGCTCGTCGAGCTCGGACGACAGGGGGGCCCCGTCGCCGAGCAGCGTGTCCTCGAGCGCCTTGCCGAGATCGAAATGCGGCGGCAGCCCGCGGATGCCCATGTTGCGCGGCCCGTCTCCGCAGACCTCCGCGAAGCGCCCGAAGCACGCGCGGACGTCCTCGGCCACGAGGCAGCTCCGCGCCGTCGTGTCCTCGAGCCAGGCCGTGAGGGCGGGGGGCGCGGACCAGAGGATGGCGTCGTTGTCGAGCGACAGCTCGTGCCGGTCCGGAAAGCAGCGCAGGGGCGCGAGCTTCCAGGCGACGCCCTCGGCCATGCCGGCGTCGAAATGCCGGCGGATGTGCTCGGGCATCGCGTTTGTCACGTCCTGCCATTGCACCCCGGGTGGCAGGGGGCCCGTGCGCGCGCGGGCTCGCTCGATCGGCATCGAGTTCAGACAGACGAGGTACGAGGCGCGCGCCCCGAACAGCCGGTAGGCGCCCCAGATCGACAGACGCAGCGCCTCGAAGCCCTGGGGGCTCACGTCCCCCATGGTCCACCGGATTCCCAGGTCAAACCTTGCCAAGAGTCCCCCTTTGCTCGACGCCCGGCGGAGCATGTGGCCCCTGCGGGCCGCGGACAAACCCCGTGGGCCGACTATAGATGCGCGTCCCGGGGAGGCAACCCGTTTGACGCCGGAGCTCGCTCTTTCGTTGGATCCCGGCGCGAACGCGGACAAACCGAGCGACAGACGAGTGACACACGTTGTTCATGCCAGATCGAACCGACATCCTCCGCCGCAGCTCGAACTGGACAAACCCACAGCCTTCGCGACGCTTCGGGCCCGGAAATACTGCTCATGGCAATGACGTCGCCGGTGCGCGCGCCTGACCGATGACGATGGGATGTCGCTCCGGGATCCGTCCGGCCAATAATCCAATTCGGTCGCGCTGCGGGCGAACGTCCCGTCCAAGGTGTATATGAAAATGGTTTTTCTGGGCGCAGGAACGGTCGTTTCGGTTTGCCCGAGGCGCCTTCCGATGCGAGATTGGCGAGCCAAGCTCTGGCCATGAACGAGGGCCCTGCATGAAAATCGTCGTGTTCGGGTTGACCATCAGCTCGTCCTGGGGAAACGGGCACGCCACCCTCTGGCGAGGCCTGTGCCGGGCCCTCGCGGCCCGCGGGCACAAGGTCGTCTTCTACGAGCACGACGTGCCTTATTACGCCTCGAACCGCGACCTCGACCGAGTCCCGGGCGGCGAGCTGATCCTCTACGGCGCCTGGTCCGACATCCGGGCGCGCGCGATCGCCGACGTGCGCGACGCGGACGTCGCCATGGTGACGTCGTACTGCCCGCACGGCATCGAGGCCACCGAGGTTGTCCGGGCCGAACATCGGGCTTTGCGCGTGTTTTACGACCTCGACACGCCCGTGACCCTGTCACGCCTGAGCCGGGGCGAGGCGATCACGTACATCGGGCCGCGTGGCCTCGCCGATTTCGACCTCGTGCTCAGCTACACGGGCGGCGTCGCGCTCCGGCGGCTGAAGGATCAGCTCGGCGCGAGGCGGGTCGCGCCGCTCTACGGGCACGTCGATCCGGACGTGCACCGCCCTGTCGAGCCCATCGGGCGCTTCACCTCGGACCTCTCCTATCTCGGCACCTACGCCCAGGATCGCCAGGCCGCGCTCGAGGCGCTCTTCATCGAGCCGGCGCGGCGGCGGCCCGAGCGAAGGTTTCTGATCGGGGGAGCGCAATATCCGCAAGACTTCCCCTGGACGGAGAACATCTTCTTCGTGCGGCACCTGCCGCCTCCGGAGCACCCGGCGTTCTTCGCGTCCTCGCGCCTCACGCTCAACATCACGCGCAAGGCCATGGCCGAGATGGGCTGGTGTCCGTCGGGGCGCCTGTTCGAGGCCGCCGCGTGCGGGGCGCCCATCCTGACCGACGACTGGGAGGGGCTCGACGCCTTCTTCACGCCGGGCCGGGAGATCCTCGTCGCGAAGAGCACGGACGAGGCCGTGGCGGCGCTCGATCTGGACGAGGCGGAGCTTTTGCGCATCTCGAAGAGTGCCCGTGAGCGGGTGCTCGCCGAGCACACCTCCGCGCAGCGCGCCCGCGATTTCGAGGCGGCGATCGAGGCAACCCGTTCGGACCGGGCCCAGCCGGCCCGCGAGATGATGGAGGCATAGCCATGTGGGGGATCGTTCCGGCCGCCGGGCGGGGCAGCCGCATTCAACCGCTCGCGTTCTCGAAGGAGCTGTTGCCCGTGGGCAGCCGCCTCGACGGCGACATCGAGCGCCCCTGCGCGGTGAGCGAATACCTCGTCGAGCGCATGATCCGCGGCGGCGCCGACAAGATCTGCTTCGTCATCTCGCCGGGCAAATCCGACATCATGGAGTATTACGGCGGCAGCTATGGCGACGCGGCCATCGCGTACGTCGTGCAGCCGCAGGCGAGCGGCCTTTGCGACGCCATCTTCCGCGCCGCCCCGCTCATCGCGCCCGACGAGCCCGTCATCGTCGGTTTGCCCGACACGGTGTGGTTCCCGGACACGGCGCTCGCCGAGCTGCCGGACGACGTCCTCTCCTTCCTCCTGTTCCCCGTGGACCGCCCCGAGTTCTTCGACGCGGTGGTGCTCGAGCGCGACGACTGCGTCCGCGAGATCCAGGTGAAGCAAAAGGGCGCCACGTCCCACTGGATCTGGGGCGCCTTCAAGATGCCGGGCCGTGTCCTCGAGGACCTGCGGCGGCTGTGGATCCAGCGCGAGCGGCGCGATGAGTACATCGGCACCCTGGTGAACGCGTATCTCGCCAATGGCGGGAGGGCGGTCGGCGTCAAGGCGGGGCGTTCCTATGTCGATGTCGGCACGCTCCACGGCTATCGCGAGGCGATCACCCTGCTCAGCGAGACGGCCGAGCGGCGCGGCGAGGGGTGCACGGGCGCGCGCGTGGCCCTTGGCTGGCCGGGCGGCCTCGCCGAATTGCGCGTGGATGGGGCGGGGGAGGGGGG includes:
- a CDS encoding CgeB family protein, with protein sequence MKIVVFGLTISSSWGNGHATLWRGLCRALAARGHKVVFYEHDVPYYASNRDLDRVPGGELILYGAWSDIRARAIADVRDADVAMVTSYCPHGIEATEVVRAEHRALRVFYDLDTPVTLSRLSRGEAITYIGPRGLADFDLVLSYTGGVALRRLKDQLGARRVAPLYGHVDPDVHRPVEPIGRFTSDLSYLGTYAQDRQAALEALFIEPARRRPERRFLIGGAQYPQDFPWTENIFFVRHLPPPEHPAFFASSRLTLNITRKAMAEMGWCPSGRLFEAAACGAPILTDDWEGLDAFFTPGREILVAKSTDEAVAALDLDEAELLRISKSARERVLAEHTSAQRARDFEAAIEATRSDRAQPAREMMEA
- a CDS encoding nucleotidyltransferase family protein, with product MWGIVPAAGRGSRIQPLAFSKELLPVGSRLDGDIERPCAVSEYLVERMIRGGADKICFVISPGKSDIMEYYGGSYGDAAIAYVVQPQASGLCDAIFRAAPLIAPDEPVIVGLPDTVWFPDTALAELPDDVLSFLLFPVDRPEFFDAVVLERDDCVREIQVKQKGATSHWIWGAFKMPGRVLEDLRRLWIQRERRDEYIGTLVNAYLANGGRAVGVKAGRSYVDVGTLHGYREAITLLSETAERRGEGCTGARVALGWPGGLAELRVDGAGEGGRLRASPPPGGDQ
- a CDS encoding PIG-L deacetylase family protein encodes the protein MSALARKDEVDAAAGLRALAHELFPDLHPRGEIRWLVVAAHPDDETIGATWVLSRSDSASVLHVTDGAPHDRALWSPDAPDTREAYARLRAEEMRAALGLAGVGPERIHRLGFADQKACAALAELSLQVADVLAALRPDIVLVHPYEGGHPDHDAAAFAVRAASGLLARNRIAGPRIAEMTSYHRFEGQLRTGVFLPGGGKAAERVLGTEERALKTRMLRSFASQSRVLVPFGVQAERFRAAPAYDFTRPPHEGPLHYETLGWPMTGARWRELAGTALRELGLGESRWR